One part of the Scatophagus argus isolate fScaArg1 chromosome 12, fScaArg1.pri, whole genome shotgun sequence genome encodes these proteins:
- the LOC124068633 gene encoding uncharacterized protein LOC124068633, which translates to MPVIVKILLTDGSCQRLSLAHGVPESLEDLMAEVKKQCSLQGNIRLQFMDSLFGNEFMNLTSVSEVEDRGTLRVIDLSMPTMQQESSPFQHLQESSPSSANDLSSPLGQPVDTDILSSNESTSSRSSWPDVFHVPKFSYDAELKLQQAGLVYIQNGTVLIPDPKLKSAILDGLVQEIVQYKVYVSDKEMEQVAQSLIKKHPCLTQKGSSTGYGGWKMSLKYKLSNYRTQLRKLGCPEVTVNSLKNKPAGKRSAAFGIKKAKRAEVNFCPTYPSAETEESLESMRKALLLDVGKRNNREAVKLKMEKTFAYRRHEIVRDAPMVEDFRLRWPALFEVSEINAEFKRITTVPLQSKFLSQLDLHSDNLIRLFQRRGGQLGEKLKRVAAQIAVCDDIDAGRECIIKGVCVYMGEDPDNLLREYVSLDDNTINEAIADTTVGIYIIKECASSGNIEDIGIVLEGIKVLKYLDNVALAVAMLFGLMYVLNLNYPADLRYTFEVIQKIWMELDASKLSNKALALKNRLSE; encoded by the exons ATGCCTGTGATTGTGAAGATCTTACTGACTGATGGCAGCTGTCAGAGGCTGAGTCTTGCACATGGAGTCCCTGAATCTCTTGAAGACCTTATGGCTGAAGTCAAAAAACAATGCAGCCTTCAGGGAAACATCAGACTTCAGTTTATGGACTCGTTGTTTGGGAATGAGTTCATGAACTTAACTTCTGTTTCAGAGGTGGAGGACAGAGGGACTCTACGAGTAATTGATTTGTCAATGCCCACAATGCAACAGGAGAGCTCTCCATTCCAACACCTCCAAGAATCAAGTCCTTCCTCAGCAAATGACCTCTCATCACCATTAGGTCAACCTGTGGATACAGATATACTGTCCTCAAATGAGTCTACAAGCTCACGGTCCTCCTGGCCAGATGTGTTTCATGTACCCAAGTTCTCCTATGACGCAGAATTAAAACTTCAGCAGGCAGGTTTAGTTTACATTCAAAATGGCACTGTACTCATTCCAGATCCCAAGTTGAAGTCAGCCATCCTTGATGGGTTAGTGCAGGAAATTGTGCAGTATAAAGTCTATGTTAGTGATAAGGAGATGGAACAAGTAGCCCAGAGTCTCATCAAGAAACATCCATGTCTAACTCAGAAGGGGTCCAGTACTGGATATGGAGGATGGAAGATGagtttaaaatataaactatcTAACTACCGCACACAACTGAGAAAACTGGGATGCCCAGAAGTGACAGTGaactctttaaaaaacaaacctgcGGGAAAGCGCAGCGCAGCCTTTGGcatcaaaaaggcaaaaagagcAGAAGTTAATTTTTGCCCAACATACCCATCAGCAGAAACTGAGGAGAGTCTAGAATCCATGCGAAAAGCTTTACTCTTGGATGTTGGGAAGAGGAACAACCGAGAGGCTGTGAAGCTCAAGATGGAAAAAACTTTCGCATATAGAAGACATGAGATTGTTCGTGACGCACCGATGGTGGAAGATTTTAGGTTGAGATGGCCTGCTTTGTTTGAAGTCAGTGAG ATCAACGCTGAATTCAAGAGAATCACCACTGTTCCGCTTCAGTCCAAGTTCCTGTCTCAGCTAGACCTCCACTCCGACAATCTGATAAGGCTGTTccaaaggagaggaggacagctAGGGGAAAAGCTCAAAAGAGTCGCTGCACAAATCGCTGTT TGTGATGATATAGATGCTGGACGAGAGTGTATCATCAAAGGAGTCTGTGTTTACATGGGCGAAGATCCAGATAACCTTCTACGGGAATATGTG AGCCTTGATGACAACACCATCAACGAGGCCATCGCAGACACCACTGTTGGGATCTACATCATCAAAGAATGTGCTTCCAGTGGTAACATTGAGGACATTGGCATTGTTCTGGAAGGCATCAAGGTGTTGAAATATCTTGATAATGTAGCATTAGCTGTTGCTATGTTGTTTGGGCTGATGTATGTGCTCAACCTGAACTACCCTGCTGACCTCCGCTACACCTTTGAAGTTATCCAAAAGATTTGGATGGAACTAGATGCAAGCAAGCTTTCCAACAAAGCACTTGCTTTGAAAAACAGGCTCTCTGAGTGA